The following proteins come from a genomic window of Maribacter sp. HTCC2170:
- a CDS encoding glycosyltransferase family 4 protein yields the protein MVKSKIAFVIPSLYSGGAERVVSTLSNELVGKYEITIITFTEILPFYELDSRIQVIPCLKTISPSTNRWQGLKNNYLLYRRIMQIVKKNNIKLLIGFMTSTNILTVIAGKTLGIPTIISERIDPTKSQTKTIRKKLRKIVYPKANILVVQTQPILEFFLRWIPKQKLIILPNPLSDSLTEAKKRYSEPKKENIVLNVGRLTKQKGQEMLIRTFAKINPNNWKLQLVGEGSEKAFYKQLIIDLDMENKIELLGLRKDVAELYQKAKIFAFPSLFEGFPNALTEAMHLGLACISTDCPTGPSELIQDGINGYLVPLSDQNAFEEKLASLINNQTLIKEFSNKAPTAVSHLESHNVAKKWDELINKVILR from the coding sequence TTGGTTAAGTCGAAAATAGCTTTTGTTATACCATCTTTATATTCTGGTGGAGCAGAAAGAGTAGTAAGTACATTAAGTAATGAATTGGTAGGTAAATATGAAATTACAATCATCACCTTTACCGAAATTTTACCGTTTTATGAATTAGATTCACGTATACAAGTAATTCCCTGTTTAAAAACAATTTCCCCTAGTACTAATAGATGGCAAGGACTCAAAAACAATTACCTACTCTATAGAAGAATTATGCAAATTGTTAAAAAAAATAACATAAAGTTATTGATAGGGTTTATGACAAGTACAAATATTTTGACAGTCATAGCTGGTAAAACTTTAGGTATACCCACGATTATAAGTGAACGAATCGACCCAACGAAATCGCAAACTAAAACCATTCGGAAAAAGCTCAGAAAAATTGTTTATCCCAAAGCAAATATTCTAGTAGTACAAACCCAACCTATACTTGAGTTTTTTTTGAGATGGATTCCGAAGCAAAAACTGATTATTCTACCCAATCCACTTTCTGATTCTTTAACGGAGGCAAAAAAAAGATATTCCGAACCAAAAAAGGAAAATATAGTCCTGAATGTTGGCCGTTTAACCAAGCAAAAAGGGCAAGAAATGCTGATCCGCACTTTTGCGAAAATAAACCCTAACAATTGGAAATTACAATTGGTAGGTGAAGGTTCCGAAAAAGCGTTTTATAAGCAGCTTATCATTGACCTTGATATGGAAAATAAAATTGAGCTATTGGGACTTCGTAAAGATGTTGCGGAGTTATATCAAAAGGCCAAAATATTTGCTTTTCCATCCCTTTTTGAAGGTTTTCCCAATGCCTTGACAGAAGCCATGCACCTCGGTCTTGCATGTATATCCACAGACTGCCCTACAGGACCTTCTGAGTTAATTCAGGACGGTATAAATGGTTATTTAGTACCATTAAGCGACCAAAATGCCTTTGAAGAAAAACTGGCTAGTCTAATTAATAATCAAACCCTAATTAAAGAGTTTTCAAATAAAGCACCCACTGCTGTTAGTCACCTAGAATCTCACAATGTTGCAAAAAAATGGGATGAATTAATCAATAAGGTAATTTTACGCTAA
- a CDS encoding ATP-grasp fold amidoligase family protein has translation MLKFINYIYHKTLFGYILRYVYYTLRYWLVPDKTHQQIRFKKKHGYRLNLKDPKTLNEKIVWLKLNHKTPLHTQCADKYEVRKYVAEKIDEAYLVPLYYDTFNPEDIVPENLPDTPCIIKANHDSSGGIFVYDKNNVPWEKVQKNLKKRMARNYYWNSKEWQYKNIKPRIIVEKLLLDKKGQIPFDYKLHCFNGKVRMIQVDMGRGTEEHCRNWYNTNWEREPYKWSANKGNGVFTDPTDQEIRKPETLQKMIELSQVLATPFPYVRVDWYDVDGQLYFGELTFHHDGGMQPILPKTWDAKLGAEVILT, from the coding sequence ATGCTTAAATTTATAAATTACATATATCATAAGACTTTGTTTGGGTATATTTTAAGATACGTTTACTATACCTTAAGATATTGGCTAGTTCCTGATAAAACACATCAACAGATTCGTTTTAAAAAGAAACATGGGTATAGACTTAATCTAAAAGACCCAAAAACACTTAATGAAAAAATAGTGTGGTTAAAACTGAACCATAAGACTCCCTTACACACCCAATGCGCGGATAAATACGAAGTAAGAAAATATGTTGCTGAAAAAATAGATGAAGCATATTTGGTTCCTCTTTATTATGATACTTTTAATCCTGAAGATATTGTGCCAGAAAATTTACCCGACACTCCATGCATAATCAAGGCCAATCATGACAGCAGTGGCGGTATTTTTGTTTATGATAAAAATAATGTGCCCTGGGAAAAGGTTCAAAAGAACTTAAAAAAAAGGATGGCCAGAAACTATTATTGGAATTCAAAAGAATGGCAATATAAGAACATTAAACCGCGAATTATTGTCGAAAAATTATTGTTGGATAAAAAGGGTCAAATACCTTTCGATTATAAGTTACATTGTTTTAATGGTAAAGTACGAATGATCCAAGTTGATATGGGAAGGGGAACTGAGGAACATTGTCGAAATTGGTACAATACAAATTGGGAAAGGGAACCCTATAAGTGGTCCGCAAATAAAGGAAATGGTGTCTTTACAGACCCTACTGATCAAGAAATTCGAAAGCCAGAAACTCTACAAAAAATGATAGAACTTTCACAGGTTTTGGCAACTCCATTTCCCTATGTGCGTGTAGATTGGTATGATGTGGATGGGCAATTGTACTTTGGTGAATTAACCTTTCATCATGATGGTGGTATGCAACCCATTTTACCAAAAACTTGGGATGCAAAACTTGGTGCAGAAGTCATCTTAACCTAA
- a CDS encoding glycosyltransferase family 4 protein translates to MKKKLIRTAAIPESLMGLLTGQLRFLNQYYEVVGVASNGKALQHVEEKEGIRTVAVNIERDINPFKDMVSLYKLYRLFKKEKPFMVHSITPKAGLLSMVAAYYAKVPRRIHTFTGLIFPTRSGFMKWLLLLFDKLICFHSTHIFPEGNGVKNDLLNFKVTKKPLKVIGHGNIKGVDLKYFDPSIFDQEKIQGMRRNNRVSTTDFVFVFIGRLVNDKGINELVNSFENLAESQTNVKLLLVGPLKGESDVIPDNILHKIENHKDIIHVGPQKDVRPFLAMSDALVFPSYREGFPNVVLEAGAMGLPSIVTDINGCNEIITEGQNGVIIPSRDEAALHKNMKTFVTDRNLVNTLAANARQMIASRFERNFVWKAVLEEYKLIVS, encoded by the coding sequence ATGAAAAAAAAACTAATACGCACAGCTGCCATTCCAGAATCATTGATGGGATTACTTACTGGTCAACTAAGGTTTCTTAATCAGTATTATGAAGTAGTAGGTGTGGCATCAAATGGCAAGGCATTACAACATGTAGAGGAAAAAGAGGGCATCCGTACGGTGGCGGTCAATATTGAACGGGATATCAATCCATTTAAAGACATGGTTTCACTTTACAAACTGTATAGACTGTTTAAAAAGGAAAAGCCTTTTATGGTGCATTCAATTACGCCTAAAGCTGGTCTTTTATCTATGGTTGCAGCCTATTATGCTAAGGTGCCTCGGCGCATACATACTTTTACCGGTTTGATATTTCCGACGCGTAGTGGTTTTATGAAGTGGCTGTTGTTGTTGTTTGATAAACTAATTTGTTTTCATTCTACCCATATTTTCCCTGAGGGTAACGGAGTCAAAAATGATCTTTTAAATTTCAAGGTCACAAAAAAACCTTTGAAAGTCATAGGACATGGTAATATTAAAGGTGTGGATTTAAAATATTTTGACCCCAGTATTTTTGACCAAGAAAAGATTCAAGGTATGAGAAGAAACAATCGGGTTTCTACTACTGATTTTGTTTTCGTTTTTATCGGGCGATTGGTCAATGATAAAGGCATCAACGAACTGGTGAATTCCTTCGAAAATTTAGCGGAATCTCAAACCAATGTTAAATTGCTGTTGGTAGGCCCCCTAAAAGGGGAATCAGATGTAATACCCGATAACATATTGCATAAAATAGAAAATCACAAGGACATTATACATGTGGGACCGCAAAAAGATGTAAGGCCATTTTTAGCCATGTCTGATGCTTTAGTCTTTCCTAGTTATCGAGAAGGCTTCCCTAATGTGGTTTTGGAGGCTGGTGCAATGGGATTACCCTCTATTGTAACTGATATCAACGGTTGCAATGAAATAATTACTGAAGGCCAAAACGGTGTAATTATACCTTCAAGGGATGAAGCTGCCTTACATAAAAATATGAAGACTTTTGTAACAGACCGTAACTTAGTCAACACATTGGCTGCAAATGCTAGGCAGATGATTGCATCAAGATTCGAAAGAAACTTTGTTTGGAAAGCAGTTTTAGAAGAATATAAGCTGATTGTATCATAA
- a CDS encoding formyl transferase, giving the protein MKDTKIVLLTSNGEWGNIMYTYLQKNYTLIGVVLDSAPRGWAMKMIKRRIKKLGILKVFLQIIFQKGFVPLLNLEAKTRKNEILSELKIKSLSNYNDLYLPSSINDSLVIDHVNNLQPDVIMVCGTGIIKKHIIDGLKAPMINIHAGITPKYRGVHGGYWALANNDAKNCGVTVHLIDPGIDTGGVISQRTIIPNKNDNFCTYPFLQLLEGLHCVNEAILAIETNNLKIKPRVSESKLYYHPTITTYLYHRIFNKIK; this is encoded by the coding sequence ATGAAAGACACCAAAATAGTGCTTTTAACTTCAAATGGTGAATGGGGAAATATCATGTATACTTATTTACAAAAAAATTATACCTTGATAGGAGTTGTTTTGGATTCCGCTCCTCGTGGTTGGGCAATGAAAATGATAAAGAGAAGAATTAAGAAACTAGGAATTCTCAAAGTTTTTTTACAAATCATCTTCCAAAAGGGGTTTGTTCCTCTTCTAAATTTGGAAGCTAAAACAAGAAAAAATGAAATTTTGTCTGAATTGAAGATAAAATCTCTATCAAACTACAATGATCTATACCTTCCAAGCTCCATAAACGATTCTTTGGTTATTGATCACGTCAATAACTTACAGCCCGATGTTATAATGGTTTGCGGCACTGGAATAATAAAGAAGCATATAATTGATGGCTTAAAAGCACCAATGATAAACATCCATGCGGGAATTACCCCTAAATATCGTGGTGTACATGGTGGTTATTGGGCTTTAGCTAACAATGATGCGAAAAATTGTGGAGTAACGGTACATTTAATAGACCCTGGAATAGACACTGGTGGAGTTATAAGTCAGAGGACAATAATACCCAATAAAAATGATAATTTTTGTACTTATCCTTTCCTACAATTACTTGAGGGGTTACATTGTGTCAATGAAGCAATATTAGCAATAGAAACAAATAATCTGAAAATTAAACCGCGCGTTTCAGAAAGCAAATTGTACTATCACCCTACAATAACTACATATTTATACCATCGAATTTTTAATAAAATTAAATGA
- a CDS encoding glycosyltransferase, which produces MSDKAKKNKLAIFIYSFSNGGAERVMSYLLPYLKKKGREVVLVLMNDKLGYVIPEDVPVYYIEKSKGDEPGIFKFLKLPWLAWKYARLLKRLHITHSFSLLTRSCYINIMARWFTKHSFKLMVSERNYPSLQYGYGDMQGKVNTFLVKKLYPRADLVISNAKASEEDLVQNFNVDPTKTKVIYNPIDLKKINAISPIDNFFDPSFFNTISVGRLEKVKNQKLLIHAVKSLDNVRLYILGDGELRQELEKEITLNGLEERVFLMGFETNPYKYLKGADLFIFGSNHEGFPNVLLEAMSCGLPILTTNCKSGPDEIMELNDQQDNEIMVTPYGILAPVENSHLLQKGLHHFMQNHDYLRSCKENVLNRVKVFDKETILNAYEMTLLVENTK; this is translated from the coding sequence ATGAGTGATAAAGCAAAAAAAAATAAATTAGCCATTTTCATATATTCCTTTTCAAACGGTGGTGCGGAACGGGTAATGTCCTACTTGCTCCCTTATTTAAAAAAAAAGGGTCGAGAGGTAGTACTTGTGCTAATGAATGATAAATTGGGCTACGTAATTCCAGAAGATGTTCCTGTTTATTATATAGAGAAATCCAAAGGAGATGAACCAGGAATATTTAAATTTTTAAAACTGCCGTGGTTAGCATGGAAGTATGCTCGTTTATTGAAGCGGCTTCATATCACACACTCTTTTAGTCTCTTAACAAGATCTTGCTATATTAATATTATGGCACGTTGGTTTACTAAGCATTCATTCAAACTAATGGTTAGTGAGCGTAATTACCCTAGTTTACAATATGGCTATGGAGATATGCAAGGTAAAGTCAATACCTTTTTGGTAAAAAAGTTGTATCCAAGAGCAGATCTGGTCATAAGTAATGCTAAAGCTAGTGAAGAAGATTTAGTTCAAAATTTTAATGTTGACCCTACCAAAACAAAAGTCATTTATAACCCAATAGATCTGAAAAAAATAAATGCTATCTCCCCTATTGACAATTTTTTCGATCCTAGTTTTTTTAACACTATTAGTGTAGGTAGATTAGAAAAGGTAAAGAATCAAAAATTGTTAATACATGCCGTAAAATCATTAGATAATGTAAGGCTTTATATTTTAGGAGATGGAGAATTAAGACAAGAACTAGAAAAAGAGATAACCTTAAATGGTTTGGAAGAACGAGTTTTCTTAATGGGATTTGAAACCAATCCTTATAAATACCTAAAAGGTGCCGATCTCTTTATTTTTGGATCTAACCATGAAGGCTTTCCAAATGTCCTATTGGAAGCTATGTCCTGTGGCCTCCCTATTTTAACAACTAATTGCAAATCTGGTCCTGATGAAATAATGGAACTTAATGATCAACAAGACAATGAAATTATGGTTACGCCATATGGCATTCTTGCACCGGTGGAAAATTCACATCTTCTACAAAAAGGATTACATCATTTTATGCAAAATCACGATTATTTACGTTCTTGTAAAGAAAATGTATTAAACCGTGTAAAGGTTTTTGACAAGGAAACTATTCTAAATGCCTATGAAATGACTCTGCTAGTTGAGAATACAAAATGA
- a CDS encoding ATP-grasp fold amidoligase family protein, whose protein sequence is MFSISKYSKLNITDFLEKLRVLKPLKHLFFITIPDKQFVKIKFRWHMGYSLNLKNPKSLNEKINWLKLYDRTPLHTQCTDKYKVREYIASKIGDNYLVPLYFKTFNPKEILPENLSKTPFIIKTNHDSGGGIFVKNKNEINWEQVQNIFENRLKTNYYLRSKEWQYKNIQPRIIVEKLLEDKNGNIPFDYKVHCFNGKVRMISVDMGRGTSEHHRNWYSADWKREPYKWSSPKENGKFTDPSEIDVEKPRSLDEMIKLSEILAEDFVYVRVDWYDVDDKLFFGELTFHHDGGFRPILPKIWDEKLGNELKLK, encoded by the coding sequence ATGTTTTCAATATCAAAATACTCAAAATTGAACATTACAGACTTTTTGGAAAAACTAAGGGTGCTTAAACCACTAAAACATCTATTTTTTATTACTATTCCCGACAAGCAATTTGTTAAAATAAAGTTCAGATGGCACATGGGTTATTCTTTAAATTTAAAAAACCCCAAATCCTTAAATGAAAAAATCAATTGGTTAAAGCTTTATGACCGCACACCATTACATACGCAATGCACTGATAAATATAAAGTTCGAGAATACATAGCCAGTAAAATTGGTGATAATTATTTGGTTCCACTATATTTTAAGACATTTAACCCAAAAGAAATATTACCTGAAAATCTCTCAAAAACTCCCTTCATCATAAAAACAAATCATGATAGTGGTGGTGGAATATTTGTTAAGAACAAAAATGAAATAAATTGGGAGCAAGTTCAAAACATTTTTGAAAATCGACTGAAAACCAATTATTATCTACGTTCTAAAGAATGGCAATACAAGAACATTCAACCTAGGATTATTGTTGAAAAATTGTTAGAAGATAAAAATGGTAACATACCTTTTGACTACAAAGTGCATTGTTTTAATGGCAAGGTTCGAATGATTAGTGTTGATATGGGGCGTGGCACCAGTGAACATCATAGAAATTGGTATTCGGCCGACTGGAAAAGAGAACCCTATAAATGGTCTTCTCCAAAGGAGAATGGGAAATTTACTGACCCAAGTGAAATAGATGTTGAAAAACCCAGGTCACTTGATGAAATGATTAAGCTTTCTGAAATACTGGCCGAAGACTTCGTTTATGTAAGAGTGGACTGGTATGACGTAGACGATAAGCTCTTCTTTGGAGAATTGACATTCCACCATGATGGTGGGTTTAGGCCTATTTTACCTAAAATTTGGGATGAAAAACTGGGCAATGAATTAAAATTAAAATAG
- a CDS encoding polysaccharide deacetylase family protein has translation MNGKLVISLDFELHWGVFDILSVNDYYENLRNTKEAIYKMIKLSNDHNVRLTFSAVGFLFAKDKEHLRDYIPELQPSYDNKKLNPYIFLETISKDLETYNFYFASDILNKISSDKRHEIGTHTFSHYYCNENGQTEEQFDADLEAAKKIAKAKGIQIKSIVFPRNQVKLSYLNTCIKHGITSYRGREVGMAYNPNKFLPTIIIRGLRLLDSYLNIFGSSTYPVEQLRRDQGKCLNLPSSRFLRPYNPRLSFIETLKIRRIKNAMTHAAKNDHLYHLWWHPHNFGKNLDKNMKILKIIFMHYKKLNKEYNFESETMTSLTSKLPI, from the coding sequence ATGAACGGAAAACTTGTCATATCTCTCGATTTTGAACTCCATTGGGGTGTATTTGATATACTTTCAGTCAACGACTATTATGAGAATCTTAGAAATACCAAGGAGGCTATCTATAAAATGATAAAATTGAGTAATGACCATAATGTCAGGTTAACCTTCTCTGCTGTAGGCTTTTTGTTTGCTAAAGACAAAGAGCACTTACGAGACTATATTCCAGAACTACAACCTAGTTATGATAATAAAAAATTAAATCCATATATTTTTTTGGAAACTATATCCAAAGACCTGGAGACTTATAATTTTTACTTTGCGAGTGATATATTAAACAAAATTTCGTCCGATAAGCGACATGAAATAGGTACACATACCTTTTCGCATTATTACTGCAATGAAAATGGTCAAACAGAAGAACAATTTGATGCAGACTTAGAAGCTGCAAAAAAAATCGCAAAAGCAAAAGGTATTCAAATAAAAAGTATAGTATTTCCTAGAAACCAAGTAAAGCTTTCCTATCTAAATACTTGCATAAAACACGGTATCACTTCATATAGAGGAAGGGAAGTTGGGATGGCATATAATCCAAATAAATTTTTGCCGACAATCATAATAAGAGGCTTACGGTTGTTGGATAGCTACTTGAATATTTTTGGAAGTAGTACATACCCTGTTGAACAGTTGAGGCGAGATCAAGGAAAATGTCTTAATTTACCTTCGTCCAGATTTTTGCGACCTTATAACCCCAGGCTATCTTTCATAGAAACACTTAAAATAAGAAGAATTAAAAACGCTATGACCCATGCTGCGAAAAATGACCATCTTTATCATCTTTGGTGGCACCCACACAATTTTGGAAAGAATTTAGATAAAAATATGAAAATATTGAAAATTATTTTCATGCACTACAAGAAGCTTAATAAAGAGTATAATTTTGAAAGCGAAACAATGACATCGTTAACAAGTAAACTTCCTATCTGA
- a CDS encoding glycosyltransferase, with protein MPKKIKVLFIIPNLMAGGAERVISFLARNLNSEFFESKLIVIGSKNNIAYDISEINTTFLQKERVLYSIPALIKTIRKEKPQIVLGTVLHLNAILSYISYLFRGVVFVGRQAGISKVSFHQNHEYKKSLFSVPLEKVLKRLDYVICQSQDMAHDCIEEFNVEKSRIKVIQNPITDNFKIKQVLNSTENKVYKFVTVGRLARIKGHQRIIKILSKIKVPFVYTIIGDGPLKDEIFNEAERLGLTDNIKHIPFTNEVAVHLSENDYFLQGSLSEGFPNSLLESCAVGTPVLAFDVPGGTKEIVENGINGYLVNSEEEFLERLNNLPSFDPTSVSESVFKKFAKEIILNEYESFFLNIIDE; from the coding sequence ATGCCGAAAAAAATCAAAGTTTTATTTATTATACCTAACCTTATGGCCGGTGGTGCGGAAAGAGTCATTAGCTTCCTGGCCAGGAATCTAAACTCTGAATTTTTTGAAAGCAAACTTATTGTAATCGGGTCAAAAAACAATATAGCCTATGATATTTCTGAGATAAACACCACATTCCTTCAAAAGGAACGTGTTTTATACTCTATACCCGCATTAATTAAAACTATAAGAAAAGAAAAACCTCAAATTGTTTTAGGCACGGTATTACACCTTAATGCAATTCTGAGTTATATTTCCTATTTATTTAGAGGTGTTGTATTTGTTGGGAGACAAGCAGGAATTTCCAAAGTAAGTTTTCACCAAAATCATGAATATAAAAAATCATTGTTTTCTGTCCCTTTAGAAAAGGTTTTAAAGAGATTAGATTATGTCATTTGCCAATCGCAAGATATGGCCCATGATTGTATCGAAGAATTTAATGTCGAAAAAAGTCGAATTAAAGTCATTCAGAATCCGATTACAGATAATTTCAAGATAAAGCAAGTACTTAACTCTACTGAAAACAAAGTATATAAATTTGTTACAGTAGGAAGGTTGGCAAGGATTAAAGGGCATCAAAGAATTATCAAAATCTTATCAAAAATCAAGGTGCCGTTTGTTTATACAATTATTGGTGATGGCCCTTTGAAAGATGAGATTTTTAATGAGGCAGAAAGATTGGGACTTACTGATAACATAAAGCATATTCCGTTTACCAATGAAGTAGCCGTTCACCTTAGCGAAAATGATTATTTTCTACAAGGGTCTCTATCTGAAGGTTTTCCCAATTCCTTACTGGAGAGCTGTGCTGTCGGAACGCCAGTATTGGCATTTGACGTTCCTGGGGGCACCAAGGAAATAGTTGAAAATGGAATTAACGGTTATTTGGTAAATAGCGAGGAAGAGTTTTTGGAACGACTAAACAATCTACCTTCTTTTGATCCTACATCAGTTTCAGAATCAGTATTTAAAAAGTTTGCAAAAGAAATAATCCTAAATGAATACGAGTCCTTTTTCCTAAATATAATTGATGAGTGA
- a CDS encoding sugar-transfer associated ATP-grasp domain-containing protein yields the protein MKYLLRFKRKVEHRIIAPLSKFFYNRILYKKIKKLNNERRSRVLESEQIRRINSVYQKYCKKKISVQWHRFYTSCNHHFGADYIPESLFYTEIEPCLNNKTYIPALSDKNLLDLLFEDVKQPITVVKNINGLFQSDDKIISIHKAMELCNNVDEMIIKPSVDSGGGKNVRAFTGSNVGIDDGIWIQQLFDGYKKDFIIQERVTQHPLMAQFNTTSLNTFRVCTILDNSEVHLLSTIIRMGRNGTLTDNSSTGGISCGVDSEGNLNPIGFQLSGEEFHQADNGLIFESVQLPFMDKIKSTVINLHQKIPFFRMISWDLAIDDKSDIVLIEINVWGQDINFHQLNNGPVLGKLLPLWLRLSESD from the coding sequence ATGAAATATTTGTTAAGATTTAAGAGAAAAGTAGAACATAGAATAATTGCTCCATTAAGCAAGTTTTTCTATAATAGAATCCTTTACAAGAAGATTAAAAAGTTAAACAATGAGCGGCGGTCTAGGGTGCTCGAAAGTGAACAGATTAGGAGGATAAATTCTGTTTACCAAAAATATTGTAAAAAAAAGATAAGTGTTCAATGGCATAGATTTTATACTTCTTGCAATCACCATTTTGGGGCAGATTATATTCCAGAGTCCCTGTTTTATACAGAAATTGAACCCTGCCTAAATAATAAGACTTATATACCTGCTTTGTCCGATAAAAACCTACTCGATTTATTGTTTGAGGATGTAAAGCAGCCTATTACAGTCGTTAAGAATATAAACGGCTTGTTTCAGTCAGATGATAAAATCATAAGTATTCATAAAGCAATGGAGTTGTGTAACAATGTAGATGAAATGATCATTAAACCTTCTGTAGATTCTGGTGGGGGCAAAAACGTTCGAGCTTTTACAGGTTCTAATGTTGGAATCGATGATGGCATATGGATTCAGCAACTATTTGACGGTTATAAGAAAGATTTTATAATTCAAGAACGTGTAACTCAACATCCTCTGATGGCTCAGTTTAATACAACTTCTTTAAATACATTTCGTGTATGTACTATACTAGATAATTCAGAAGTTCATTTGTTGTCTACTATTATCCGCATGGGACGTAATGGTACCCTCACCGACAATTCCTCAACAGGGGGTATTTCGTGTGGTGTAGATTCCGAAGGCAATTTAAACCCAATTGGATTCCAGTTATCTGGGGAGGAATTTCATCAGGCCGATAATGGATTAATATTTGAGAGTGTACAATTACCTTTTATGGATAAAATAAAAAGTACTGTTATTAATTTACACCAAAAAATTCCTTTTTTTAGAATGATTTCTTGGGATTTAGCCATTGATGATAAATCGGATATAGTTTTAATTGAAATTAATGTTTGGGGTCAGGATATAAACTTTCATCAACTTAATAATGGCCCGGTATTGGGCAAATTGTTGCCTTTATGGTTAAGACTATCAGAATCAGATTAG
- a CDS encoding O-antigen ligase family protein produces the protein MILVVCAPEVLKRTKHRDIFYLALVGAFSVVVNAMVFPESNMIHGLVIGRYSGFYLNPNSAGTVCLIGFALSYSIKSIKWRYMGQFAFTLAGLLTLSRTFIVVWLLINIFAIYRQKRNVWVPFIGAAVLVLVLTFTDRTIFAADRFEALSSFFDEGPVKTKTIKHDSRTATWAQYYPLISEKPLLGHGFGSFQTKENNLPGAHNGFLLVIGEAGIIPFFLFLGVYIYLLVCSLKIFKQYPEILYMCLVLILALMASHTYFTSYFIVFMSMYLYIKLRHYRVPHT, from the coding sequence ATGATTTTAGTTGTTTGTGCCCCTGAGGTATTGAAACGTACCAAACATAGAGATATTTTTTATCTAGCTCTTGTTGGGGCTTTTAGCGTTGTGGTCAATGCTATGGTCTTCCCTGAAAGTAATATGATTCATGGGTTGGTTATAGGTCGATATAGTGGTTTTTATTTAAATCCTAATTCGGCCGGTACAGTATGTCTAATAGGTTTTGCACTTTCATATTCCATAAAATCTATAAAATGGAGGTATATGGGACAATTTGCTTTTACCCTCGCCGGACTTTTAACTTTATCAAGAACCTTTATAGTAGTATGGCTACTCATAAATATCTTTGCCATTTATCGTCAAAAAAGAAATGTTTGGGTCCCCTTTATTGGAGCTGCTGTTTTGGTTCTAGTATTGACTTTTACAGATCGTACAATATTCGCTGCGGATCGTTTTGAAGCACTTAGTAGTTTTTTTGATGAGGGTCCGGTAAAAACCAAAACAATAAAACATGATAGTAGGACAGCAACTTGGGCACAGTATTATCCACTAATTTCAGAAAAACCGCTTTTAGGTCATGGTTTTGGATCCTTTCAAACAAAGGAAAATAATCTACCAGGGGCCCACAATGGTTTTTTATTGGTTATTGGGGAAGCAGGTATAATCCCTTTCTTTCTCTTTTTAGGGGTTTATATCTATTTACTGGTATGCAGCCTCAAAATTTTTAAGCAATACCCAGAAATTCTTTATATGTGTTTGGTACTAATTCTGGCCCTAATGGCAAGCCATACTTATTTTACTAGTTACTTCATTGTATTCATGTCAATGTACTTATACATAAAACTACGTCATTACCGTGTTCCCCATACTTAA
- a CDS encoding acyltransferase, with amino-acid sequence MKITPKKLFYFLKSKLLHYHLKSANIKLRGKVVFEKKPLLDIHENATLIIGDNVLINSQNKGYHVNMFNPCKLIADRPNAIIEIGDNTRFHGSCIHAYKKISIGKNCLIAANCQIIDGNGHDISFPNTSNRINTRGSSKEVIIEDNVWLATGVIVLPGVTIGKGSIITANSVVHKNIPSMVIAGGNPITVIKKYDK; translated from the coding sequence ATGAAAATAACACCTAAAAAATTATTCTACTTCTTAAAGAGTAAATTACTTCATTATCATTTGAAAAGCGCTAATATAAAATTGAGGGGGAAAGTTGTTTTTGAAAAAAAACCTTTATTAGATATTCATGAAAATGCAACTTTGATAATAGGTGATAACGTATTAATAAACTCTCAAAACAAAGGGTATCATGTAAATATGTTTAATCCTTGTAAATTGATTGCAGATAGACCTAATGCAATTATTGAGATTGGCGACAATACACGTTTTCACGGGAGTTGTATCCATGCTTACAAAAAAATCAGTATTGGAAAAAACTGTTTAATTGCTGCAAATTGTCAGATAATTGATGGGAATGGACACGACATTTCATTTCCAAATACATCGAACAGAATAAATACGAGAGGAAGCAGTAAAGAGGTTATTATTGAAGATAATGTTTGGTTAGCAACAGGTGTAATTGTTTTACCAGGTGTGACTATTGGAAAAGGAAGCATAATTACGGCCAATAGTGTTGTTCATAAGAATATTCCTTCAATGGTAATTGCTGGTGGAAATCCTATAACCGTTATAAAGAAATACGATAAATGA